One Microbacterium sp. W4I20 DNA window includes the following coding sequences:
- a CDS encoding phosphoenolpyruvate carboxylase produces MTPAHDFPEPTNTEAIRVIGRFEAGRGIPDAMRSDVRMLGMLLGQVLREAGGDELFDDVERLRLATIQAYDEETPGAFDRAAAIAESFTVARADEVARAFTCYFHLVNLAEEHQRVRVLRERAGQPVPSSDSATAGRTADTVATAYAQLRSEVGDDEARRRLAGLRFHPVFTAHPTEARRRAVSSSIRRLSELLTQHDAASEGGSEQHRAHRRMLEEIETLWRTAPLRSQKPSPTDEVRTVMGVFDETLFTTVPHVYRRIDDALRGEDSGSSAPIVPAFVRIGSWVGGDRDGNPFVTASVTREASQIAADHVLRGLERALDRIGRTLTLAADDTPPSAAVTALWEQFAAAEPEVAAELATRSPDEPHRRVLLILARRVAATRRGDGGQPYSRPEELLADLRAVQSSLADAGAKRHAYGGVQHLIWQVETYGFHLTELEVRQHSQVHRKALAELESGEAVSAQTEEVLEVFRVIAEIQRDRGLRAAGRYVVSFTQAASDLANVHRLARHALGDDAPPVLDVVPLFETFADLQAAPEILAEAVTFPEFRERMAATGNRLEVMLGYSDSSKDVGPVAANLALYEAQEKIARWAQESDIELTLFHGRGGALGRGGGPANSAILAQPPHSVDGRFKLTEQGEVIFARYGEPAIAMRHIDQVAAATLLASSPTEEQRTSSAAARYAEVAAIMDRTSRERFFSLVKAEGFASWFATVTPMEEIGLLALGSRPARRGLSVESLEDLRAIPWVFAWTQARINLAGWFGLGTALEAVGDAELLTEAYREWPLLRTMIDNVAMSLAKTDERIARQYLALGDRDDLAALVLDELALTRGWVIRLTGGKGLLENKPVLQRAVQLRSPYVDALSLLQLRALRALRSAPEEAGGSGADAEQQRLLLLSVSGVAAGLQNTG; encoded by the coding sequence GTGACCCCCGCACACGATTTTCCCGAGCCCACGAACACCGAGGCCATCCGCGTGATCGGCCGCTTCGAAGCCGGCCGCGGCATCCCGGATGCGATGAGATCCGATGTCAGGATGCTCGGCATGCTCCTCGGCCAGGTGCTGCGCGAGGCCGGAGGCGACGAGCTGTTCGACGACGTCGAGCGGCTGCGGCTCGCGACGATCCAGGCCTACGACGAGGAGACTCCCGGCGCGTTCGACCGTGCGGCCGCGATCGCCGAATCGTTCACCGTCGCCCGCGCCGACGAGGTCGCTCGGGCGTTCACGTGCTACTTCCACCTGGTGAACCTGGCCGAGGAGCATCAGCGCGTGCGCGTGCTGCGCGAACGCGCCGGGCAGCCCGTGCCGTCATCGGATTCGGCGACCGCTGGGCGTACCGCCGACACCGTCGCCACGGCCTACGCGCAGCTGCGCAGCGAGGTCGGCGACGACGAGGCCCGCCGCCGCCTGGCGGGGTTGCGCTTCCACCCGGTCTTCACCGCGCACCCGACCGAGGCGCGCCGTCGCGCCGTGTCTTCGAGCATCCGCCGTCTTTCCGAGCTCCTCACGCAGCACGATGCCGCGAGCGAGGGCGGCTCCGAACAGCACCGTGCCCACCGCCGGATGCTGGAGGAGATCGAGACGCTCTGGCGCACCGCGCCCCTGCGCTCGCAGAAGCCGTCGCCCACCGACGAGGTGCGCACGGTCATGGGCGTCTTCGACGAGACGCTGTTCACGACGGTGCCGCACGTGTATCGCCGCATCGACGACGCGCTGCGCGGCGAGGACTCGGGCTCCAGCGCCCCGATCGTGCCGGCGTTCGTGCGGATCGGATCCTGGGTGGGCGGCGACCGCGACGGCAACCCCTTCGTCACGGCATCCGTCACGCGCGAGGCGTCGCAGATCGCCGCCGACCACGTGCTGCGCGGCCTGGAGCGGGCGCTCGACCGCATCGGCCGCACCCTCACCCTCGCCGCCGACGACACCCCGCCGAGCGCGGCCGTCACCGCGCTCTGGGAGCAGTTCGCCGCCGCCGAGCCCGAGGTCGCCGCAGAACTCGCCACGCGCTCGCCCGACGAGCCGCACCGGCGCGTGCTGCTGATCCTCGCCCGTCGCGTCGCAGCGACCCGTCGCGGCGACGGCGGGCAGCCGTATTCGCGACCCGAGGAACTGCTCGCCGACCTGCGCGCGGTGCAGTCGTCGCTGGCGGATGCCGGCGCCAAGCGCCACGCCTACGGCGGGGTGCAGCACCTGATCTGGCAGGTCGAGACCTACGGCTTCCACCTCACCGAGCTCGAGGTCCGTCAGCACTCCCAGGTGCACAGGAAGGCGCTCGCCGAGCTCGAGTCCGGCGAGGCCGTCAGCGCGCAGACCGAAGAGGTCCTCGAGGTCTTCCGCGTGATCGCCGAGATCCAGCGCGATCGCGGCCTCCGCGCAGCCGGTCGGTACGTGGTGTCGTTCACGCAGGCGGCATCCGATCTGGCCAACGTGCACCGCCTCGCCCGGCACGCCCTGGGTGACGACGCCCCCCCGGTGCTCGACGTCGTGCCGCTGTTCGAGACCTTCGCCGACCTGCAGGCCGCGCCGGAGATCCTCGCCGAGGCCGTGACCTTCCCGGAGTTCCGGGAGCGCATGGCTGCCACCGGCAACCGGCTCGAGGTCATGCTCGGCTATTCGGACTCGTCGAAGGACGTGGGACCCGTCGCCGCGAACCTCGCCCTGTACGAGGCGCAGGAGAAGATCGCCCGCTGGGCGCAGGAGTCCGACATCGAGCTGACCCTGTTCCACGGCCGTGGCGGCGCGCTCGGTCGGGGTGGAGGGCCGGCGAACTCCGCGATCCTCGCCCAGCCTCCGCATTCGGTCGACGGCCGGTTCAAGCTCACCGAACAGGGCGAGGTCATCTTCGCCCGTTACGGCGAGCCGGCCATCGCGATGCGGCACATCGACCAGGTCGCGGCTGCGACCCTCCTCGCCTCCTCCCCGACGGAGGAGCAGCGCACCAGCAGCGCAGCGGCCCGCTACGCCGAGGTCGCCGCGATCATGGACAGGACGTCGCGCGAGCGGTTCTTCTCACTCGTGAAGGCCGAGGGCTTCGCCTCCTGGTTCGCGACAGTGACGCCCATGGAGGAGATCGGCCTGCTCGCCCTCGGTTCCCGACCCGCGCGTCGCGGCCTCTCGGTCGAGTCGCTCGAAGACCTCCGCGCGATCCCGTGGGTCTTCGCGTGGACGCAGGCGCGCATCAACCTCGCCGGCTGGTTCGGGCTCGGCACGGCGCTGGAGGCCGTCGGCGACGCCGAGCTCCTCACCGAGGCGTACCGCGAATGGCCGCTGCTGCGCACCATGATCGACAACGTCGCGATGAGCCTGGCGAAGACCGACGAGCGCATCGCCCGCCAGTACCTTGCCCTCGGCGACCGCGACGACCTCGCGGCCCTCGTACTCGACGAGCTGGCGCTCACCCGAGGGTGGGTCATCCGGCTCACCGGTGGCAAAGGACTGCTCGAGAACAAGCCCGTGCTGCAGCGAGCCGTGCAGTTGCGCAGCCCCTACGTCGACGCGCTGTCGCTGCTGCAGCTGCGCGCACTGCGGGCGCTGCGCTCGGCACCGGAGGAAGCCGGCGGGTCCGGGGCAGACGCGGAACAGCAGCGGCTGCTCCTACTCTCGGTCAGCGGCGTCGCGGCGGGTCTGCAGAACACGGGGTGA